A region of Massilia sp. KIM DNA encodes the following proteins:
- a CDS encoding sensor histidine kinase: MSVQRILSVGLDKDQDVVLVRQRARQVSSLLGFSQQDQVRIATAVSEVARGACHQGSGGRAQFQLREMGGRQHLEVLIGAGNGPRAAGLPEFDDEAQSLHQLAIVTAHRLMDACEVDPGPEGATTVTVRKALPLQERIGPARLAELGARLADSPVANTLHELQVQNQELLSALAELRERQEDLLSLTRELEDTNRGIVALYAEIEDKAERLRRADEMKSRFLSNTSHELRTPLSSIRALAQLLLDRMDGELTVEQERQVKFIEKAASDLSELVNDLLDLAKIEAGRVQVAIEPVVVENLFRTLKGMMRPLVDEGRVELVFEPSGIEEPFHSDEGKIQQILRNFISNALKFTEQGSVIVFASLDLEDDTISFSVADTGIGIGPDNLQLIFEEFSQIEHPLQRRSKGTGLGLPLCRKLAGLLGGRVDVSSTVGVGSTFTLTLPRRAPQPPAENDGTEP, translated from the coding sequence ATGAGCGTCCAGCGCATCCTGAGCGTGGGCCTGGACAAGGACCAGGACGTGGTGCTGGTGCGCCAGCGCGCGCGCCAGGTGTCGAGCCTGCTCGGCTTCTCGCAGCAGGACCAGGTGCGCATCGCCACCGCGGTGTCCGAGGTGGCGCGCGGCGCCTGCCACCAGGGCTCCGGCGGTCGCGCCCAGTTCCAGCTGCGCGAGATGGGCGGGCGCCAGCACCTGGAGGTCTTGATCGGCGCCGGCAACGGCCCGCGCGCGGCCGGCCTGCCGGAATTCGACGACGAGGCCCAGTCGCTGCACCAGCTGGCGATCGTCACCGCGCACCGGCTGATGGACGCCTGCGAGGTCGACCCGGGCCCGGAAGGCGCGACCACGGTCACCGTGCGCAAGGCCCTGCCGCTCCAGGAGCGCATCGGTCCGGCGCGTCTGGCCGAACTGGGCGCGCGTCTGGCCGACAGCCCGGTCGCGAACACCCTGCACGAGCTGCAGGTGCAGAACCAGGAGCTGCTGTCGGCCCTGGCCGAGCTGCGCGAGCGCCAGGAAGACCTGCTCTCGCTCACCCGCGAGCTGGAAGACACCAACCGCGGCATCGTCGCCCTGTACGCCGAGATCGAGGACAAGGCCGAGCGCCTGCGCCGCGCCGACGAGATGAAGTCGCGCTTCCTGTCCAACACCAGCCACGAGCTGCGCACCCCGCTGTCCTCGATCCGCGCCCTGGCCCAGCTGCTGCTGGACCGCATGGACGGCGAGCTGACCGTGGAGCAGGAGCGCCAGGTGAAGTTCATCGAAAAGGCCGCGAGCGACCTGTCGGAGCTCGTTAACGACCTGCTCGACCTGGCCAAGATCGAGGCCGGGCGGGTGCAGGTGGCGATCGAGCCGGTGGTGGTCGAGAACCTGTTCCGCACGCTCAAGGGCATGATGCGGCCGCTGGTGGACGAGGGCAGGGTGGAGCTGGTGTTCGAGCCCTCCGGCATCGAGGAACCCTTCCATTCGGACGAAGGCAAGATCCAGCAGATCCTGCGCAACTTCATCTCGAACGCGCTCAAGTTCACCGAGCAGGGCTCGGTGATCGTGTTCGCCAGCCTGGACCTCGAGGACGACACCATCTCGTTCTCGGTAGCCGACACCGGGATCGGCATCGGTCCGGATAACCTGCAACTGATTTTCGAGGAGTTCAGCCAGATCGAGCACCCGCTGCAGCGGCGCAGCAAGGGTACCGGCCTTGGGCTCCCTTTATGCCGCAAGCTTGCCGGGCTGCTCGGCGGGCGGGTCGACGTGTCCAGCACGGTGGGTGTCGGTTCGACATTCACCCTGACACTGCCGCGCCGCGCGCCGCAGCCGCCGGCGGAGAACGACGGAACCGAACCATGA
- a CDS encoding STAS domain-containing protein has product MERIPILRMGDLLLVTIQVDMHDRLAMTLQDDLTERIVRDNAKGVLIDISALDLVDSFIGRMISNTAAMARVLDAQTVVVGMQPAVAITLVELGLTLHGVKTALNVEKGMALLGKSYK; this is encoded by the coding sequence ATGGAACGCATCCCTATCCTGCGCATGGGCGACCTGCTGCTCGTGACGATCCAGGTCGACATGCACGACCGCCTGGCCATGACCCTGCAGGACGACCTGACCGAGCGCATCGTGCGCGACAACGCCAAGGGCGTCCTGATCGACATCTCGGCGCTCGACCTGGTCGACTCCTTCATCGGCCGCATGATCAGCAACACCGCCGCCATGGCGCGCGTGCTCGACGCCCAGACCGTGGTGGTGGGCATGCAGCCGGCGGTGGCGATCACCCTGGTCGAACTGGGCCTCACCCTGCACGGCGTGAAGACCGCATTGAACGTCGAGAAGGGCATGGCCCTGCTCGGAAAGAGCTATAAGTGA
- a CDS encoding anti-sigma regulatory factor, protein MGDAQTNVLFETELLERRRQQRTGRVILPLRSDEDVVGLRKQVRERAVAIALSLVDQTKLVTAASELARNTLKYGGGGEVCLDALSDGMRQGVGLIFVDGGPGIPDIDSALRDGFTTGGGLGLGLGGSRRLVDEFDIDSRPGEGTAVSVVKWKR, encoded by the coding sequence ATGGGTGACGCGCAGACCAATGTCCTGTTCGAGACCGAGCTGCTGGAGCGCCGCCGCCAGCAGCGCACGGGGCGGGTAATCCTGCCGCTGCGCTCGGACGAAGACGTCGTGGGCTTGCGCAAGCAGGTGCGCGAACGCGCGGTGGCGATCGCGCTCTCGCTGGTGGACCAGACCAAGCTGGTCACCGCCGCCAGCGAACTTGCGCGCAACACCCTCAAGTACGGCGGCGGCGGCGAAGTCTGCCTCGACGCGCTCTCGGACGGCATGCGCCAGGGCGTGGGGCTGATCTTCGTCGACGGCGGGCCGGGCATCCCCGACATCGACAGCGCCCTGCGCGACGGCTTCACCACCGGCGGCGGCCTCGGGCTGGGCCTGGGCGGTTCGCGCCGCCTGGTCGACGAGTTCGATATCGACAGCCGTCCGGGCGAGGGCACAGCCGTCTCGGTGGTCAAATGGAAACGCTGA
- a CDS encoding ATP-binding SpoIIE family protein phosphatase — protein METLISSRSPQHVFAITHASDVAAARRVGQRLADALGYNETRAGQLALIITEAATNILKHAGEGEIHVGPAQSASGVGIDVLAMDKGPGIHDLAASLVDGMSTAGTAGTGLGALRRLSDEFDVYTEPGKGSAFFMRLWRDLPAPDHCGLDVGALWAPMAGEEACGDGWAVSCERDGATLLAADGLGHGPEAARAANLAIEALAQRPGIPAGELMHAANEALRITRGAALAAARLDYDRDELRFAGVGNIAGYVFDAGRRALVSHNGIVGHNMRKVQEFALPFRHGALCILHSDGIQTQWDLGRYPGLEGRSPLLIAAVLMRDYIRRRDDAMVLVVRRAGTRR, from the coding sequence ATGGAAACGCTGATCAGTTCGCGCAGTCCGCAACACGTGTTCGCGATCACCCACGCCAGCGACGTGGCGGCCGCGCGCCGGGTCGGCCAGCGCCTGGCCGACGCCCTCGGCTACAACGAGACGCGCGCCGGCCAGCTCGCCCTGATCATCACCGAGGCCGCGACCAACATCCTCAAGCACGCGGGCGAGGGCGAGATCCACGTCGGGCCGGCCCAGTCGGCCTCCGGCGTCGGGATCGACGTGCTGGCCATGGACAAGGGTCCCGGCATCCACGACCTGGCCGCCAGCCTGGTCGACGGCATGTCGACCGCCGGCACGGCGGGCACCGGCCTGGGAGCGCTGCGCCGCCTGTCCGACGAGTTCGACGTCTACACCGAGCCGGGCAAGGGCTCCGCCTTCTTCATGCGCCTGTGGCGCGACCTGCCCGCTCCCGACCATTGCGGCCTGGACGTGGGCGCGCTGTGGGCCCCGATGGCCGGCGAGGAAGCCTGCGGCGACGGCTGGGCGGTGAGCTGCGAGCGCGACGGCGCCACCCTGCTGGCGGCCGACGGGCTGGGACACGGCCCCGAGGCGGCGCGCGCCGCCAACCTCGCCATCGAGGCGCTGGCCCAGCGCCCCGGCATCCCGGCCGGCGAGCTGATGCACGCCGCCAACGAGGCCCTGCGCATCACGCGCGGCGCGGCCCTGGCCGCGGCCCGCCTCGACTACGACCGCGACGAGCTGCGCTTCGCCGGGGTCGGCAACATCGCCGGCTATGTCTTCGACGCCGGGCGCCGCGCCCTGGTCTCGCACAACGGCATCGTCGGCCACAACATGCGCAAGGTGCAGGAGTTCGCGCTGCCCTTCCGGCATGGGGCGCTGTGCATCCTGCATTCGGACGGCATCCAGACCCAGTGGGACCTGGGCCGCTACCCGGGCCTGGAGGGGCGCAGCCCGCTGCTCATCGCGGCGGTCCTGATGCGCGACTACATCCGCCGCCGCGACGACGCGATGGTGCTGGTGGTCAGGCGCGCGGGGACGCGCCGATGA